In Vibrio sp. STUT-A11, a genomic segment contains:
- a CDS encoding DUF3466 family protein: MNCSHKFKLTAIAMMVGSSMSANAALYQVIEVSPEVNGDVVDYETAYGVAIQQGDVEDASTSSPFALGCFDSTANCTQDQFKLAVESRTTPLSAGQAVDGISYREEVPFGMDSRFSYVDDRDDFESYCYYNLGYNTCETWAAVNVVPWDNERYKDFTSNALAFVEGDSAAYVNEYNNVINSLTSTGEAVGNQSVISADDSSTLDTRNTVVAPVLPNIITEEDQATVVESHAWKTDGVFTSGSVSRRASNNNGTHHTSKAAIWDQAGNVSELSWPSNTSSDNNRLAQGSMRDFIVDGTTVYGVGYNTYSDNNYMNATVFVGTLESETSIENVTWSNKVVSGARQREDGDTIHSNSRLTAVNANFVGIGEAKRSIPTAGAYPNRLFIVPDVRSDSLSAVYPTSGIFFNGAGGKMGGINAYNEIVGQIDTDSTREDDGKPRRKRGFIYPYSADGTASERAESLFGGQPWLLDALTNGGEYSEANNEFRIIDATDINDAGVVSGTALKCAGGYNSTAHNASCDVTEEIVAVKLLPIPDQTQEDIVSRSIEEENATREGAGLGWLALTMLGLFGFRRK, encoded by the coding sequence ATGAATTGTAGTCACAAATTCAAACTAACTGCCATCGCGATGATGGTAGGTTCATCAATGAGTGCAAACGCTGCATTGTATCAAGTTATCGAAGTTTCACCTGAGGTAAATGGTGACGTTGTCGATTATGAAACGGCTTATGGTGTTGCGATTCAGCAGGGTGATGTTGAGGACGCATCTACGAGTTCTCCATTTGCTCTAGGGTGTTTTGATTCAACAGCCAACTGTACGCAAGATCAATTTAAGCTCGCCGTTGAGAGTCGTACAACGCCTTTATCAGCTGGCCAGGCAGTAGACGGTATTAGCTATCGAGAAGAAGTGCCATTTGGTATGGACTCTCGATTTTCTTATGTAGATGATCGCGATGACTTTGAAAGTTACTGTTATTACAACCTGGGTTACAACACCTGTGAGACATGGGCTGCGGTAAACGTCGTGCCTTGGGATAACGAACGCTACAAAGACTTTACCTCTAATGCGTTGGCATTTGTCGAAGGTGATAGTGCGGCGTACGTAAATGAGTACAACAACGTTATCAATAGCTTAACGTCAACCGGTGAAGCAGTTGGTAACCAAAGCGTAATCAGTGCAGATGATTCATCTACGCTGGACACGCGTAACACGGTTGTCGCTCCTGTTCTTCCTAACATCATTACGGAAGAAGATCAGGCAACAGTTGTCGAGAGCCATGCGTGGAAAACAGACGGTGTGTTCACATCGGGTAGCGTTTCACGTAGAGCGAGTAACAATAATGGTACTCACCACACCTCTAAAGCCGCAATCTGGGATCAGGCAGGTAACGTATCTGAGCTATCATGGCCAAGTAATACTTCCAGCGATAACAACCGCCTAGCGCAAGGTAGCATGCGTGACTTCATCGTTGATGGTACGACAGTATATGGCGTTGGTTACAATACGTATTCTGACAACAACTACATGAACGCGACCGTGTTTGTGGGGACGCTAGAGTCTGAAACGTCAATTGAAAACGTTACATGGTCGAATAAAGTGGTAAGTGGCGCACGTCAACGAGAAGACGGTGATACCATTCACTCGAACTCGCGTCTGACAGCGGTTAACGCAAACTTTGTCGGTATCGGTGAGGCAAAACGCAGTATCCCGACAGCGGGTGCATACCCAAATCGTTTGTTTATCGTACCTGATGTTCGTTCTGACTCTCTAAGCGCAGTGTACCCAACTTCTGGCATCTTCTTTAATGGTGCTGGCGGTAAAATGGGTGGCATCAACGCCTATAATGAAATTGTTGGTCAGATAGATACGGACTCTACCCGTGAGGATGATGGTAAGCCACGCCGTAAGCGCGGTTTCATTTACCCATATAGTGCAGACGGTACAGCGAGCGAGCGTGCTGAATCACTATTTGGCGGTCAGCCATGGCTTTTAGATGCACTGACTAACGGTGGTGAATACTCTGAAGCGAACAACGAGTTCCGCATCATCGATGCAACCGACATTAACGATGCTGGCGTTGTATCTGGCACGGCATTGAAATGTGCTGGCGGCTATAATTCTACAGCGCACAACGCATCTTGTGACGTGACAGAAGAGATCGTTGCGGTGAAACTCCTGCCAATCCCTGATCAAACTCAGGAGGATATTGTCTCTCGAAGCATCGAAGAAGAAAATGCAACGCGTGAAGGTGCCGGGCTTGGTTGGTTAGCTTTGACCATGCTAGGCTTATTTGGGTTCCGTAGAAAATAG
- a CDS encoding Lon protease family protein, which yields MNQLNWQDVTPSFDEYEALLKSASTLPNKTFVDLQPRMSATISRFTKLGGLTRILLINCVDNSIYRGFISKAVEHNASSPVVTTESLDAKHLFDRYSLSENGEVTSEQGLIAQAHGGYLMVPANLILANPGYWPSIKSAIQKQPFTPMNMSPTRIAASAVATNSYDVKLIVTGDRSQLAELEYVDEDFSSGLSMYTEVEEDIHLSLDNLSPYLGFVNWLCTEYNLPSLDTDAYKRLMLAGMREMEDQHYLPLGIMWHCQLLTLASQHRDGERIDFKAIDQAIDDKYYRESYLPQRAVYDILDGQVIIETTGEQVGQINGLTVIDMAGHPVSYGEPARISCVIHFGDGDVSDVERKAELGGNLHAKGMMIMQAFLSSALNFDEPLPYAASIVFEQSYSEVDGDSASLAELCCLVSALSECPVDQQIAVTGAVDQFGRVQAVGGLNEKIEGFYQVCKHQGFTGHQGVILPKTNLKHLALHKSVIESIQNGEFNIWSVSTVDEAIPILMGKPFRGEDDSIIGKIAERIENFERHEHAEGIVQRIKNWFV from the coding sequence ATGAACCAACTTAACTGGCAAGACGTTACGCCTTCGTTCGATGAATACGAAGCATTATTGAAGTCCGCTTCGACATTACCAAACAAGACATTTGTTGATCTGCAACCTCGAATGTCAGCCACAATCTCTCGCTTCACTAAACTTGGTGGCCTTACCCGCATCCTGCTGATTAATTGCGTCGATAACTCTATATACCGTGGGTTTATCAGTAAGGCAGTCGAACATAACGCATCTTCGCCAGTGGTTACGACCGAATCGCTCGACGCGAAACACTTATTTGATCGTTACAGTCTCTCTGAAAATGGCGAAGTGACGTCAGAACAGGGACTCATTGCTCAAGCCCATGGCGGTTATCTCATGGTTCCTGCCAATTTGATTCTGGCAAACCCTGGTTACTGGCCAAGCATTAAGTCTGCAATTCAAAAACAACCTTTTACACCAATGAACATGAGCCCTACACGTATTGCAGCCTCTGCCGTGGCAACAAATAGCTATGACGTTAAGCTTATTGTTACTGGTGACAGAAGCCAGTTAGCGGAACTCGAATATGTTGATGAGGATTTCTCGTCTGGCCTTAGTATGTATACCGAGGTTGAGGAAGACATCCATTTGTCTCTGGACAATTTGTCTCCGTACTTGGGTTTTGTGAATTGGTTATGTACAGAATACAACCTACCAAGTTTAGATACAGACGCTTATAAAAGACTGATGCTCGCTGGCATGCGCGAAATGGAAGATCAGCATTATCTTCCTCTTGGTATCATGTGGCATTGTCAGCTTTTAACGCTGGCTAGCCAACACCGCGACGGTGAGAGGATTGATTTCAAAGCAATAGACCAGGCGATTGATGACAAATACTATCGCGAATCTTACCTGCCACAACGCGCTGTATACGATATTCTTGATGGTCAGGTGATCATCGAGACGACAGGTGAACAAGTTGGACAAATTAATGGTTTAACGGTCATTGATATGGCGGGTCACCCAGTTTCTTACGGTGAACCTGCGCGTATTTCCTGTGTAATTCACTTTGGTGACGGTGATGTCTCTGATGTAGAGCGTAAAGCTGAACTCGGCGGCAATTTACACGCGAAAGGTATGATGATCATGCAAGCGTTCCTGAGTTCTGCGCTAAACTTTGATGAGCCATTGCCCTACGCCGCTTCTATTGTGTTTGAACAGTCTTATAGTGAAGTTGATGGCGATAGTGCCTCCCTTGCTGAATTATGCTGTTTGGTGAGTGCGCTGTCTGAATGTCCAGTGGATCAGCAAATTGCGGTCACAGGCGCAGTCGACCAATTTGGTCGAGTTCAGGCCGTTGGTGGTTTGAATGAAAAAATCGAAGGCTTCTATCAGGTTTGTAAGCATCAGGGCTTTACTGGACATCAAGGTGTGATTCTGCCTAAGACTAACCTGAAGCATTTGGCCTTACATAAAAGTGTCATAGAAAGCATTCAAAATGGAGAGTTCAACATTTGGTCGGTATCGACTGTCGATGAAGCCATTCCTATCTTAATGGGTAAACCATTCCGCGGTGAAGACGACAGTATTATTGGAAAAATTGCTGAACGTATTGAAAATTTTGAAAGACATGAACATGCGGAAGGAATAGTGCAGCGTATCAAAAACTGGTTTGTTTAG
- a CDS encoding DUF3634 family protein: protein MLYVILIAAVVIFWLIAVDRPVLKVSFDEGHISKVKGHIPPSFKHNLEDISEHNPFTGEMKVYSQRTGMRLVFSKDVPKKTQQRIRNVFPHQGFKTSKGKKRA, encoded by the coding sequence ATGTTATACGTAATATTGATTGCTGCTGTTGTTATCTTTTGGCTGATTGCGGTTGACCGGCCGGTACTCAAGGTTTCGTTTGACGAAGGGCACATCAGTAAAGTGAAAGGTCATATTCCGCCTTCTTTTAAACACAACTTAGAAGACATCAGTGAACACAATCCGTTTACTGGTGAAATGAAAGTTTATAGCCAGCGCACAGGTATGCGATTGGTCTTTTCTAAAGACGTACCGAAGAAAACCCAGCAAAGAATTCGCAATGTCTTTCCTCACCAAGGCTTTAAAACCTCTAAAGGCAAAAAACGCGCTTAG
- a CDS encoding glutaredoxin family protein, translated as MLTLYSTEGCHLCEMAFSLITEVGLAEQTDIVDIAFDDELFSRYGVTIPVLKYQDSELNWPFDSEQLTNWLENNGITYHS; from the coding sequence GTGCTGACATTGTATAGCACAGAGGGCTGCCATCTTTGTGAGATGGCATTCTCTCTAATAACTGAGGTCGGTCTGGCGGAACAGACTGATATCGTCGACATAGCGTTCGATGATGAACTATTTTCTCGTTACGGTGTCACGATACCCGTACTCAAATATCAAGATTCTGAGCTGAACTGGCCGTTTGACTCAGAGCAACTTACAAATTGGTTGGAAAATAATGGCATTACTTACCATTCATAA
- a CDS encoding PH domain-containing protein: MIDFENSSVFKLKPIEESKVREDFYKFLIDGEEIIAAFKSIRDQVVFTNKRVIAANVQGITGSKVDYTSLPYSKVNAFSVETSGTLDLDCEIELYLSEVGKVLFEIKGSFDLITFNKHISQCVMG; encoded by the coding sequence ATGATCGATTTTGAAAACTCATCGGTGTTTAAACTAAAGCCGATTGAAGAGTCGAAGGTGAGAGAAGATTTCTACAAGTTTCTGATTGATGGCGAAGAAATCATCGCCGCTTTCAAAAGTATTCGCGATCAAGTGGTTTTCACCAATAAACGAGTTATTGCTGCGAACGTTCAGGGGATTACCGGCTCAAAAGTGGACTATACATCGTTACCGTATAGCAAGGTAAACGCGTTCTCTGTAGAAACTTCAGGCACATTGGATCTCGATTGTGAGATCGAGCTTTACCTTAGCGAGGTTGGTAAAGTGCTGTTTGAGATTAAAGGATCTTTTGATCTGATCACTTTCAACAAACACATCAGCCAATGTGTGATGGGCTAA
- a CDS encoding GNAT family N-acetyltransferase — MQLTEFKQSHFKQLVEWIKTDELNYLWGGPAYSFPLTQTQIKRHCAQAEVHPYLVTLNNDNVGFIELYKITEDHYRICRVFISEEFRGQGLAKKMMAQVIDKARNDLSAEMLSLAVFEHNTAARKCYESLGFKTLTVESGTRYFNGKSWKLLRMEKQF; from the coding sequence ATGCAGTTAACCGAGTTTAAACAATCTCATTTTAAGCAGCTGGTGGAATGGATTAAGACCGATGAGTTGAATTACTTATGGGGCGGACCAGCATACTCTTTTCCATTGACTCAAACACAGATCAAACGACACTGCGCTCAAGCTGAAGTGCATCCTTATCTTGTCACCCTGAACAATGACAATGTAGGGTTTATCGAACTGTACAAGATAACAGAAGATCATTATCGCATCTGTCGAGTTTTTATAAGCGAAGAGTTTCGTGGTCAAGGACTCGCAAAGAAGATGATGGCGCAAGTGATTGATAAAGCAAGGAATGACTTGTCTGCAGAGATGCTCAGTTTAGCGGTATTTGAGCATAATACGGCGGCTAGGAAGTGTTATGAATCTCTGGGTTTTAAGACTTTGACGGTTGAATCCGGTACCAGATACTTTAACGGCAAGTCGTGGAAGCTGTTACGTATGGAAAAGCAATTTTAG
- the rlmKL gene encoding bifunctional 23S rRNA (guanine(2069)-N(7))-methyltransferase RlmK/23S rRNA (guanine(2445)-N(2))-methyltransferase RlmL — protein sequence MNQYLAVTSNGMENLLVEELTKLGIENAKPVQAGVKFKATNEQVYRCCLWSRLASRFVRVLSEFTCNDDMDLYLSTMAINWVNQFHSSKRFVVDFNGTNREIRNSQYGAMKVKDGIVDCFEKKGLPRPNISKERPDIRVHVRLHKDKALLGVDMVGSGLHQRGYRPESGRAPLRETLASAIIMRCGWDGHQPLLDPMCGSGTLLIEAAMMAANMAPGVKRKQWGFESLEDFEPELWAEIKSEANVQARRGVKKVDAKFFGFDNDPKVLKVAQDNARRAGVEELIEFAQGDAATITRPAGFEHGVIVSNPPYGERLGTEPGLIALYTAFGGQLKSEFGGCKASIFSSSDELLSCLRMRADKQFKLNNGALQCHQKNYSIAERSVDEVKGADTNVQIAPDFSNRLKKNMGKIGKWARKEELDCYRIYDADLPEYNVAIDVYGDQIVIQEYAAPKNIPEEKAKRRLTDIIRATIQVTGVEANKVVLKVREKQKGRNQYQKLGQVSETLEVHEYGVKLIVNLHDYLDTGLFLDHKITRRRIGEMAKGKDFLNLFAYTGSATVHAAVGGARSTTTVDMSNTYLNWAKDNMQLNGCVGRQHRYEQADCLQWLENAKGEYDLIFIDPPTFSNSKRMETSFDVQRDHIKLMKNLKRLLRNEGTIVFSNNKRHFKMDEQALAELGLKAQNISSQTLPLDFARNKHIHNCWLVTHAE from the coding sequence ATGAATCAATATCTCGCGGTAACTTCAAATGGCATGGAAAATTTGCTTGTTGAAGAACTGACTAAACTAGGCATCGAAAATGCGAAACCAGTACAGGCAGGCGTAAAATTTAAAGCGACAAACGAACAAGTTTATCGCTGTTGTTTGTGGAGCCGTTTGGCGTCTCGATTTGTACGTGTTTTATCTGAATTCACCTGTAACGATGATATGGACTTGTACCTTTCTACAATGGCCATTAACTGGGTGAACCAATTCCATAGTTCAAAGCGTTTCGTTGTCGACTTTAACGGTACAAACCGTGAAATCCGCAATAGCCAATACGGTGCGATGAAAGTAAAAGATGGCATCGTCGATTGCTTTGAAAAGAAAGGATTACCTCGTCCAAATATCAGTAAAGAGCGTCCGGATATCCGTGTTCATGTTCGCTTGCACAAAGACAAAGCATTGCTTGGTGTGGATATGGTGGGTAGTGGACTTCATCAGCGTGGCTACCGTCCGGAATCAGGCCGCGCCCCTCTGCGTGAAACATTAGCTTCTGCGATCATCATGCGTTGTGGTTGGGATGGCCATCAGCCTTTACTCGACCCAATGTGTGGTTCAGGCACGCTACTTATCGAAGCGGCGATGATGGCAGCCAATATGGCGCCTGGTGTGAAGCGTAAGCAATGGGGCTTTGAGTCACTAGAAGACTTCGAACCTGAGCTGTGGGCCGAGATTAAATCTGAGGCCAATGTTCAGGCTCGCCGTGGTGTCAAAAAAGTTGACGCAAAGTTTTTCGGCTTTGATAACGACCCTAAAGTATTGAAAGTCGCTCAAGATAATGCTCGCAGAGCAGGTGTTGAAGAGTTGATTGAATTTGCACAAGGTGACGCGGCAACCATCACTCGTCCAGCAGGATTTGAGCATGGCGTTATTGTTTCTAACCCTCCATATGGTGAGCGTTTAGGTACAGAGCCTGGCTTGATTGCGCTATACACTGCATTTGGTGGGCAACTTAAGTCTGAGTTTGGTGGCTGCAAAGCGTCGATTTTTTCTAGCTCTGATGAATTGCTTAGCTGTCTTCGCATGCGTGCGGATAAACAGTTCAAGTTAAACAATGGTGCGTTACAGTGTCACCAGAAGAATTACAGCATTGCAGAACGCAGTGTTGATGAAGTGAAAGGCGCAGATACCAATGTACAAATCGCACCTGACTTCTCTAACCGCCTGAAAAAGAACATGGGTAAGATTGGTAAGTGGGCTCGTAAAGAAGAGCTAGACTGCTACCGAATCTACGATGCCGATCTTCCTGAATACAACGTTGCAATTGATGTATATGGCGATCAAATCGTTATTCAAGAGTACGCTGCACCTAAGAACATCCCAGAAGAAAAAGCCAAACGTCGTTTAACCGACATCATCCGTGCAACCATTCAGGTCACGGGTGTGGAAGCGAACAAAGTCGTACTTAAAGTTCGTGAGAAGCAAAAAGGCCGCAATCAGTACCAGAAACTGGGACAAGTCTCTGAAACACTGGAAGTTCATGAGTATGGTGTGAAGCTGATCGTAAATCTTCACGACTACCTTGATACGGGTCTTTTCCTTGATCATAAAATCACTCGTCGTCGCATTGGTGAAATGGCAAAAGGGAAAGATTTCTTAAACCTGTTTGCTTATACAGGTAGCGCTACCGTTCACGCAGCCGTTGGTGGTGCTCGTTCAACCACGACGGTTGATATGTCTAACACCTACCTGAACTGGGCGAAAGACAATATGCAGCTTAACGGTTGTGTAGGGCGCCAGCACCGCTATGAGCAAGCGGATTGTCTGCAGTGGTTAGAAAATGCAAAAGGCGAGTACGATCTTATCTTTATTGATCCACCGACGTTCTCAAACTCTAAGCGTATGGAAACGTCGTTTGATGTACAGCGTGACCACATTAAATTGATGAAAAACCTCAAGCGACTATTAAGAAATGAAGGCACTATCGTGTTCTCAAACAACAAGCGTCATTTCAAGATGGATGAACAAGCATTAGCTGAATTAGGTCTGAAGGCTCAAAACATCTCTTCTCAAACGCTACCGCTGGATTTTGCTCGTAACAAACACATTCATAACTGCTGGTTGGTTACACACGCAGAGTAA
- the matP gene encoding macrodomain Ter protein MatP produces MKYQQLENLECGWKWNYLIKKWKDGEAITRHIDSSEADAAVAELRGLEHEPTQVLAWIDNHMSEALENKLKQAIRAKRKRHFNAEQVHTKKKSIDLDYRVWEKLSSRANDLGCTLSDAIEYLLSEASRSEKASQKVSSLKEDLSKLLSS; encoded by the coding sequence ATGAAATATCAGCAACTTGAAAATTTGGAATGTGGATGGAAGTGGAACTATCTGATTAAGAAATGGAAGGATGGAGAGGCGATAACGCGTCACATTGACTCCAGTGAAGCAGATGCCGCAGTCGCTGAGTTACGAGGCCTTGAGCACGAACCTACACAAGTACTGGCATGGATAGATAATCACATGTCAGAAGCACTTGAGAACAAGCTCAAACAAGCAATACGCGCAAAACGCAAACGTCATTTCAACGCTGAGCAAGTTCATACTAAGAAGAAGTCCATCGATTTGGATTACCGGGTTTGGGAAAAGCTGTCCAGCCGAGCAAATGATTTAGGTTGTACATTATCTGATGCGATTGAATATCTACTTTCCGAAGCATCACGAAGTGAAAAGGCAAGTCAGAAGGTTAGTTCACTTAAAGAAGACTTGAGTAAGCTGTTATCCAGTTAA
- a CDS encoding ABC transporter ATP-binding protein, whose product MALLTIHNAQLAFGDHPLLDHAEFALQENERVCLVGRNGAGKSTLMKVLAGDIVLDDGKIQITQDVVVSRLEQDPPRNQEGTVYEYVSGGLAEVGEQLKIYHDLLDLVAQDPSEKNINRLSKVQEQLDHSNAWRFDDRVNNVLGALKLSPETKLTDLSGGWQRKAALARALVCDPDVLLLDEPTNHLDVTTIEWLENFLKDFKGSIIFISHDRAFIKSMATRIVDLDRGQLASFPGNYEGYLTEKEEMLRVEEMQNAEFDKKLAQEEVWIRQGIKARRTRNEGRVRALKKLREERRDRRDVQGKVNLNIDDASRSGKIVFEAENVSFAYEGKKIVDNFSFNIMRGDRIALIGPNGCGKSTVLKLLLGQLEAQSGRLHCGTKLEVAYFDQYREILDPEKTVIDNLADGKQEVMVGGRQRHALSYLQDFLFAPKRARTPVKALSGGEKNRLLLARILLKPNNLLILDEPTNDLDIETLELLEEMLANYQGTLLLVSHDREFVDNTVTTSWIFEGNGVIEEFVGGYHDARQQREQVLVARQSAEKAASKEKVVEETPKTPQPKNNSKKLSYKLQRELEALPAKLEQLESDIETLQEQVNDPEFFTKSVEQTQPVLEQLTALEQELEIAFERWEELEAMQQDS is encoded by the coding sequence ATGGCATTACTTACCATTCATAATGCGCAGTTGGCATTTGGCGATCATCCGTTACTCGACCATGCAGAATTTGCCTTACAAGAAAACGAACGAGTGTGTTTAGTAGGGCGAAATGGTGCCGGTAAGTCCACGTTGATGAAAGTGCTTGCTGGCGACATTGTACTGGATGACGGAAAAATCCAGATCACTCAAGACGTCGTCGTCTCTCGTTTAGAGCAAGATCCACCACGCAACCAGGAAGGCACCGTTTACGAATACGTATCGGGTGGCTTAGCCGAAGTCGGTGAACAGTTGAAGATCTATCACGATCTTCTTGATCTTGTCGCTCAGGACCCAAGTGAAAAGAACATTAATCGCTTATCTAAGGTTCAGGAGCAACTTGATCATTCCAATGCATGGCGCTTTGATGATCGCGTTAACAATGTGTTAGGCGCACTGAAGCTGAGTCCTGAAACAAAGCTGACGGATTTATCTGGAGGCTGGCAACGTAAAGCAGCACTTGCTCGCGCGCTTGTGTGTGATCCTGATGTACTGCTTCTTGATGAGCCAACTAACCACCTTGATGTGACAACTATCGAGTGGCTAGAGAACTTCCTGAAAGACTTTAAAGGTTCGATCATCTTTATTTCTCACGACCGTGCTTTCATTAAGTCGATGGCAACACGCATCGTGGATCTCGACCGAGGTCAGCTTGCTTCATTTCCGGGTAATTACGAAGGCTACCTGACAGAAAAAGAAGAGATGCTTCGTGTTGAAGAAATGCAGAATGCAGAATTCGACAAGAAACTTGCTCAAGAAGAGGTATGGATTCGTCAGGGCATCAAAGCACGTCGTACTCGTAATGAAGGCCGTGTGCGCGCACTGAAGAAACTCCGTGAAGAGCGGCGTGACCGCCGCGATGTGCAGGGCAAAGTTAACCTGAATATCGATGATGCCTCTCGCTCCGGTAAAATCGTCTTTGAAGCTGAAAACGTATCCTTTGCTTATGAAGGCAAAAAAATCGTTGATAACTTCAGCTTCAATATTATGCGCGGCGATCGAATCGCACTAATTGGTCCAAACGGCTGCGGTAAGAGTACGGTACTTAAGTTACTTTTAGGCCAGTTAGAAGCACAGTCTGGTCGTCTACATTGTGGTACTAAGCTTGAAGTTGCGTACTTCGACCAGTACCGTGAGATATTAGACCCAGAAAAAACGGTGATTGATAACTTGGCGGATGGTAAGCAAGAAGTGATGGTTGGTGGCCGCCAACGTCATGCTCTGAGTTACCTACAAGATTTCTTATTTGCGCCAAAACGAGCAAGAACACCAGTTAAAGCACTTTCCGGCGGCGAAAAAAACCGTCTATTATTAGCGCGTATCTTGCTGAAACCAAACAACTTACTTATTCTTGATGAACCAACCAACGATTTGGATATCGAAACGTTGGAACTTTTAGAAGAAATGCTTGCCAACTATCAGGGTACGCTACTGTTAGTAAGCCACGACCGTGAGTTTGTTGATAATACGGTGACAACAAGTTGGATCTTCGAAGGAAATGGCGTTATAGAAGAATTTGTTGGTGGTTATCACGATGCAAGACAGCAACGTGAGCAGGTATTGGTCGCTCGTCAGTCGGCTGAAAAAGCAGCGAGTAAAGAAAAAGTGGTTGAGGAAACTCCCAAAACACCTCAGCCTAAGAACAACTCGAAGAAATTATCATATAAGCTGCAAAGAGAGCTAGAAGCTCTTCCAGCTAAACTAGAACAATTAGAGTCGGATATTGAGACGTTGCAAGAACAAGTGAATGATCCGGAATTTTTCACTAAATCTGTAGAACAAACTCAACCGGTATTGGAACAGCTTACTGCTCTCGAGCAGGAGTTGGAAATCGCATTCGAGAGATGGGAAGAACTCGAAGCAATGCAACAGGATAGTTAA
- the fabA gene encoding bifunctional 3-hydroxydecanoyl-ACP dehydratase/trans-2-decenoyl-ACP isomerase has product MQNKRDSYNRDDLLASSQGELFGPGRPQLPAPNMLMMDRITKMSETEGDFGKGLILAELDITPDLWFFDCHFPGDPVMPGCLGLDAMWQLVGFYLGWIGGEGKGRALGVGEVKFTGQILPTAKKVTYEIHMKRVVNRKLVMGLADGRVLVDGKEIYVAKDLKVGLFQDTSNF; this is encoded by the coding sequence ATGCAAAACAAACGTGATTCTTATAATCGTGATGATCTTCTAGCTTCGAGCCAAGGTGAGCTTTTCGGCCCAGGTCGCCCACAACTACCTGCGCCAAACATGCTTATGATGGATCGTATTACCAAAATGTCAGAGACGGAAGGTGACTTTGGTAAGGGCTTAATTCTAGCGGAATTGGATATTACTCCAGATCTTTGGTTCTTTGATTGCCACTTCCCTGGCGACCCGGTAATGCCTGGTTGTCTTGGCTTAGACGCAATGTGGCAGCTTGTTGGTTTCTACCTTGGCTGGATTGGCGGTGAAGGCAAAGGCCGTGCTCTGGGTGTTGGTGAAGTGAAATTTACAGGTCAGATCCTGCCAACAGCGAAGAAAGTAACCTACGAAATCCACATGAAGCGCGTTGTAAACCGTAAGCTTGTTATGGGTCTGGCGGATGGCCGTGTATTAGTAGACGGTAAAGAAATCTACGTAGCGAAAGATCTGAAAGTTGGTTTGTTCCAGGACACTTCTAACTTCTAA
- the rmf gene encoding ribosome modulation factor — protein sequence MKRQKRDRLERAQSQGYKAGLNGRSQEACPYQQVDARSYWLGGWRDARDEKNSGLYK from the coding sequence ATGAAGAGACAAAAGCGTGATCGCCTAGAACGAGCTCAATCTCAAGGCTATAAAGCTGGGTTGAATGGAAGGTCCCAAGAGGCTTGCCCATATCAACAAGTTGATGCTCGGTCGTATTGGTTAGGTGGTTGGCGTGATGCCAGAGACGAAAAGAACTCTGGTCTCTATAAATAA
- a CDS encoding cell division protein ZapC has translation MLKPSDKWNWYYDEHKACLMLDLGEEMIFQTNLTRKLLVNCAFSNNEFTVDDASAFQTFNERIRCLDISEYRQAELTLYCVAAKRFHKPVQPKSWFFDAQSSGYEPEEGDMVFLTNQYSEGVFIVLEPGETSSLCLYVGQDEFVLDGNKSLPFGQPIKVMHDRMACASHLFVMAPMAMVG, from the coding sequence ATGCTTAAACCCAGCGACAAATGGAATTGGTATTATGACGAGCATAAAGCTTGTTTAATGCTGGATTTAGGGGAGGAAATGATTTTCCAAACCAATCTAACCCGAAAGCTGTTAGTCAACTGCGCCTTCTCAAACAACGAATTTACTGTCGATGATGCTAGTGCGTTTCAGACCTTTAATGAACGTATTCGCTGTCTCGATATCAGTGAATACCGTCAAGCAGAACTAACCCTATACTGCGTAGCTGCTAAACGCTTCCATAAGCCAGTACAACCTAAAAGTTGGTTTTTCGATGCTCAGTCTTCTGGATATGAACCAGAAGAAGGGGATATGGTCTTCCTTACTAACCAATACTCTGAAGGTGTCTTCATTGTACTTGAGCCAGGAGAAACGTCTAGCTTGTGCCTTTATGTAGGACAAGATGAGTTTGTTCTTGATGGAAACAAATCCCTACCATTTGGTCAACCGATTAAAGTGATGCATGACCGTATGGCATGTGCAAGCCACCTATTTGTGATGGCTCCAATGGCCATGGTTGGATAA